In one window of Photorhabdus laumondii subsp. laumondii DNA:
- a CDS encoding MerR family transcriptional regulator, translating to MKDLDIGLVSQLAGISPSALRFYEKKGLIRPIGRVGLRRQYSPDVLNKLQLIALGRSAGFTLDDIAAMFDANGEGKVNIDRERLLIKARIKPFASSA from the coding sequence ATGAAAGATCTTGATATTGGTTTGGTCTCTCAACTTGCTGGAATATCTCCTTCAGCATTGCGATTCTATGAGAAAAAGGGGCTGATACGTCCGATCGGACGTGTTGGCCTCAGAAGACAATACAGTCCTGATGTTCTGAATAAACTACAACTGATTGCGCTTGGTCGATCTGCGGGATTCACGCTTGACGATATTGCAGCCATGTTTGATGCAAACGGGGAAGGAAAAGTGAACATAGACAGGGAACGGTTACTGATTAAGGCGAGGATAAAACCATTCGCAAGCTCAGCTTAG
- a CDS encoding gp53-like domain-containing protein encodes MINITENTALKAVNGWWKCGDTGIIYQWGYNPKGGPGQITITYPIPFPTACLSLQVSVYSNAIPADNYSTVYEFNSTSAVIGRDNLGSYWFAIGY; translated from the coding sequence ATGATTAATATCACTGAAAATACTGCCTTAAAAGCCGTAAACGGTTGGTGGAAATGTGGCGATACCGGAATAATTTATCAATGGGGATATAATCCGAAAGGAGGTCCTGGACAAATTACAATAACGTATCCAATCCCGTTTCCTACAGCGTGCTTATCTTTGCAAGTTAGCGTTTATTCCAATGCGATTCCTGCGGATAACTATTCAACAGTTTATGAATTTAATTCTACCAGCGCTGTAATCGGGCGTGATAACTTAGGTTCGTATTGGTTTGCAATAGGATATTAA
- a CDS encoding putative adenosine monophosphate-protein transferase Fic, which yields MVDKYGTGQDPYTYPGIDTLINKLAIRDPVILEQAERELTELAILNISFQKPPYDLVFWRKLHKQIFSDLYDWAGQLRIIDISKGDTRFCHAKCIEIEGNRIFDILENENYLVGLNYQELIKKLAEYYAELNVIHPFREGNGRTQRLLFEYIVINCGYKISFESINAKQWIEANISAYQCHYQPLIRIFENCVS from the coding sequence ATGGTAGATAAATATGGAACAGGGCAAGATCCCTATACATATCCGGGCATCGATACACTTATTAATAAATTAGCTATTCGTGATCCCGTTATTCTTGAGCAGGCAGAAAGGGAACTTACTGAACTTGCTATATTGAATATTTCATTCCAGAAACCACCTTACGATTTAGTCTTTTGGCGTAAACTCCATAAACAGATATTTTCTGATTTATATGATTGGGCTGGTCAGCTAAGGATAATTGATATATCTAAAGGGGATACCCGTTTCTGTCATGCTAAATGTATTGAGATAGAAGGAAATAGGATATTTGATATACTAGAGAATGAAAATTATCTTGTAGGATTAAACTATCAGGAACTTATTAAAAAACTTGCTGAATATTATGCGGAATTAAATGTAATTCATCCTTTTAGAGAAGGAAATGGGCGAACACAGCGACTATTATTTGAATATATTGTTATAAACTGTGGATATAAAATCTCTTTTGAGTCTATAAATGCTAAGCAGTGGATTGAAGCTAATATTTCTGCTTATCAATGTCACTATCAGCCATTAATAAGGATTTTTGAAAATTGTGTCTCTTAA
- a CDS encoding YhfG family protein gives MKYELAVMAALTKLDHPNTRSIVEATGISERKVQQVLQILQQDLEVKINRIRNGKISYFEVISWGIFESGQAINCKLIDLDLAKFKYSRQQEKDIRNQKNRKTIMTTYSEKKHYFDRVKLKNYRDSMRLEGMNIVMNSLPETSKEQKNLKDKLIRKYSLQ, from the coding sequence ATGAAATATGAATTAGCTGTTATGGCGGCCTTGACTAAACTAGATCATCCTAATACCCGTTCAATTGTAGAAGCGACAGGGATATCTGAACGTAAGGTGCAACAGGTTTTGCAAATATTGCAACAAGACTTAGAGGTAAAGATTAACCGTATTAGAAATGGGAAGATCAGTTATTTTGAAGTTATTTCTTGGGGAATATTTGAAAGTGGTCAGGCGATTAACTGTAAATTGATCGATTTGGATCTGGCTAAATTTAAATATTCCCGTCAGCAAGAAAAAGATATTAGAAACCAAAAGAACAGAAAAACAATAATGACAACTTATAGTGAAAAAAAACATTATTTTGACCGTGTAAAATTAAAAAACTATAGAGATAGTATGCGTCTTGAAGGGATGAATATTGTTATGAATAGTTTGCCTGAAACATCGAAAGAGCAAAAAAATCTTAAAGATAAACTAATTAGAAAATATAGTTTACAATGA
- a CDS encoding GNAT family N-acetyltransferase, translating to MVLETDRLIMRSWREEDRLPFYHLNSNSEVMEYFPATLTMEQSNTMVDRIIQRFEQQGGWGLWAVELKETGDFIGFVGLNIPVAELPFSPCIEIGWRLDKPFWGKGYASEAARKALDFAFTQLKLEEIVAFTTISNLRSQKVMKRLGMVKDENTFLHPSLPNGHPLHEHVLYRIRQ from the coding sequence ATGGTGTTGGAAACAGACAGGTTAATTATGCGTTCATGGAGAGAAGAGGACAGATTACCATTTTATCATTTGAATAGTAACTCAGAAGTTATGGAATATTTTCCTGCCACTTTGACGATGGAACAGAGTAATACTATGGTGGATAGGATTATCCAAAGATTTGAGCAGCAGGGTGGTTGGGGATTATGGGCTGTAGAGCTGAAAGAGACCGGGGATTTTATTGGTTTTGTCGGTTTGAATATTCCTGTGGCGGAATTACCGTTTTCACCTTGTATCGAAATTGGATGGCGTCTTGATAAGCCATTTTGGGGTAAAGGTTACGCTAGTGAAGCCGCACGTAAAGCATTGGATTTTGCTTTCACCCAATTAAAACTTGAGGAAATAGTTGCATTTACGACAATTTCCAATTTGCGATCTCAAAAAGTTATGAAGCGGCTTGGCATGGTGAAAGATGAAAATACTTTCTTGCATCCTTCATTACCGAATGGGCATCCGCTTCATGAACATGTGCTTTACCGGATTCGTCAATAA
- a CDS encoding bactofilin family protein has translation MFGKKAEAAAVEPVSQFVDDKKNAGAEARRCTIVAKSSVFKGDIDVEGDIQIWGKVIGNIRVKEGAIRIMHAGRVEGELSAPEIIIDGDVVGTCCAATLDILEHGELRGISRCSSMSIKRGGLFFGQSEQVENKTASERVVPIKDTNNDKSKDKAAVKTSA, from the coding sequence ATGTTTGGAAAAAAAGCAGAGGCAGCGGCTGTCGAGCCGGTATCTCAATTTGTTGATGATAAAAAGAACGCCGGTGCAGAAGCTCGTCGTTGCACGATTGTTGCCAAGAGCTCGGTATTTAAGGGCGATATTGATGTAGAAGGTGATATACAAATCTGGGGCAAAGTGATTGGCAATATCCGGGTGAAAGAGGGGGCGATCCGCATTATGCATGCTGGACGGGTCGAAGGTGAACTTAGCGCGCCAGAAATCATTATTGATGGTGACGTTGTGGGGACGTGCTGTGCAGCAACGTTGGATATTCTTGAACATGGCGAGCTGCGTGGAATCAGTCGTTGCAGCAGTATGTCTATCAAGCGCGGAGGCCTGTTTTTTGGGCAATCGGAACAGGTTGAAAACAAAACAGCATCCGAACGTGTTGTACCAATAAAAGATACCAATAATGATAAATCTAAAGATAAGGCCGCGGTAAAAACAAGTGCCTGA
- a CDS encoding FaeA/PapI family transcriptional regulator, producing the protein MENRKDSTQPSQTDQILNVISELCTIRKMQAAPPPESWPSTRDVAEQCDFTIYKARYLLLKLANKGLVMVTPSPIKNSLRWYISEDKIKSI; encoded by the coding sequence ATGGAAAATCGGAAAGATTCGACTCAACCTTCCCAGACGGATCAAATACTCAATGTCATATCCGAATTATGTACTATTCGGAAAATGCAAGCGGCTCCCCCACCAGAATCATGGCCTAGTACGCGTGATGTAGCGGAACAATGCGATTTCACCATCTACAAAGCACGTTATCTGTTATTGAAACTGGCTAACAAAGGATTAGTTATGGTAACTCCGTCTCCCATTAAGAATTCTCTCCGATGGTATATATCGGAAGACAAAATTAAGTCTATCTAA
- a CDS encoding GNAT family N-acetyltransferase gives MEKLHRWEKDGYVVTTDKNKLDIMIIQQFLTKSIWAEGIDKETVKLSIENSLNFGLYKNTQQIGFARIVTDFTTFGYLSDVFILDGYRGLGLGRWLMTCCLEHPQIAQLRHIMLVTSMAPWLYEKMGYSPVNEENFVWQIVRPDIYKQPKI, from the coding sequence ATGGAAAAATTGCATCGTTGGGAAAAGGATGGATATGTTGTCACTACAGATAAGAATAAATTAGATATTATGATCATACAGCAGTTTTTAACGAAATCCATTTGGGCAGAAGGAATCGACAAGGAGACAGTTAAGCTGTCGATCGAAAATAGCTTGAACTTTGGTCTATATAAAAATACTCAGCAAATAGGATTTGCTCGTATCGTGACTGACTTCACAACCTTTGGTTATCTTAGTGATGTTTTTATTTTAGATGGCTATCGAGGATTGGGATTAGGGCGCTGGCTAATGACATGTTGCCTGGAACATCCCCAAATAGCACAACTTCGTCATATTATGCTTGTCACTTCGATGGCACCGTGGCTGTATGAAAAAATGGGTTATTCCCCAGTGAACGAAGAAAACTTTGTTTGGCAAATTGTTCGGCCGGATATTTATAAACAACCCAAGATATGA
- a CDS encoding autotransporter domain-containing esterase, with amino-acid sequence MKRAFIFAPGMLALSISAISNAHTYDHLYVFGDSLSDGGNKGRYMINGTTSQLYNDFIAQYLGTKLTHSQNGGTNYAVGGATAVPDLNKDNNTQNQVDNYLASHGGRADPNGMYVHWIGGNDLKAVMLGGDPKIVRNSAMNASAQVHKLLDAGAGIVIVPTVPDLGKTPMIMKAVVSQGLTKLPISLTPDQVEELKDMIRAGTNEYPTINEDIRSQVIQGIFEKLATRASKGDAKTAEEYKRQLLDKYNETSRKASGLVDKYNELEDTALSKKGGNIVRVDVNALLHEVIDNPLRYGFSNTLGYACVRDKEANSCRSDDTGFDASKSFLFSDDFHPTPAAQRMIGEQTISILNAPHQVMSLTNTNNVPVKGALASLDGRLQQLRSVGNEQSKIGVFGGYSGNHNSTLTLGSDYQLTDNILLGGMISRYQDKRSVNHFRADGRGYLFTTYGLWRYYDKGWISGDLHYLDMKYEDITRGIVLNEWLRKEHASTTGHQWGGRITAGWDIPLTSTVMTSPIIQYAWDKSYVKGYRESGNSSTAMHFGDQRYDSQVGTLGWRFDTNFSRFNPYAEVRFNHQFGDKRYQISSAINSTETSFVSKSQKQDTNWREYVIGMNAAITKDWGAFASISRNDGDVQNHTYAFSLGVNASF; translated from the coding sequence ATGAAAAGGGCATTTATATTTGCACCAGGCATGTTAGCACTTTCGATAAGTGCAATTTCGAACGCACACACTTATGACCATCTATATGTTTTTGGTGATAGCTTGAGTGATGGAGGAAATAAAGGTCGATATATGATCAATGGTACAACCAGTCAGTTGTATAACGATTTTATTGCTCAATATTTAGGGACTAAACTGACCCATTCCCAAAATGGGGGGACTAATTATGCAGTGGGTGGAGCGACTGCTGTTCCTGATTTAAACAAAGATAACAATACTCAAAATCAAGTAGATAATTATCTGGCAAGCCACGGTGGTCGTGCTGATCCTAATGGCATGTATGTTCACTGGATTGGTGGTAATGATCTTAAAGCTGTCATGTTAGGAGGCGATCCGAAAATTGTTAGAAATAGTGCGATGAACGCCTCGGCACAGGTGCATAAACTTCTTGATGCGGGAGCTGGGATCGTCATTGTACCTACTGTTCCCGATCTCGGAAAAACACCCATGATTATGAAAGCCGTCGTCTCTCAGGGACTCACTAAGCTCCCGATTTCTCTCACTCCTGACCAGGTTGAGGAATTAAAGGATATGATCCGTGCGGGCACTAATGAATATCCAACCATAAATGAAGATATTCGCTCTCAAGTTATCCAAGGGATCTTTGAAAAGCTTGCGACTAGGGCTTCAAAGGGAGATGCTAAAACAGCGGAAGAATATAAGCGACAATTACTTGATAAGTATAACGAAACAAGCAGAAAAGCCTCAGGATTGGTTGATAAGTACAATGAATTAGAAGATACCGCACTTAGCAAGAAGGGCGGCAATATTGTTAGGGTTGATGTTAATGCACTTTTACATGAAGTCATTGATAATCCTTTACGTTACGGTTTTTCCAATACCTTAGGCTATGCTTGTGTTCGGGATAAGGAGGCTAATTCTTGTCGTTCTGATGATACCGGTTTTGATGCCAGTAAATCCTTTTTGTTCTCTGATGATTTTCATCCGACTCCAGCCGCACAGCGTATGATTGGTGAGCAGACTATTTCAATCCTTAATGCTCCACATCAGGTTATGTCACTGACGAATACCAATAATGTGCCGGTGAAGGGGGCGCTTGCCTCTCTTGACGGCCGTTTGCAACAGCTACGCAGCGTGGGTAATGAGCAGAGTAAAATAGGCGTATTCGGTGGTTATAGTGGAAATCACAACAGTACATTGACACTGGGTAGTGACTATCAACTCACGGATAATATTTTGTTAGGCGGGATGATCTCGCGTTATCAGGATAAACGCTCAGTTAATCATTTCCGCGCTGATGGCCGTGGTTATCTATTCACCACTTATGGCTTATGGCGTTACTACGATAAAGGTTGGATTAGCGGCGATCTTCACTATTTGGACATGAAATATGAGGATATTACGCGCGGTATCGTGCTCAATGAGTGGCTGCGCAAGGAGCATGCTTCGACTACCGGTCATCAGTGGGGAGGACGCATTACCGCGGGTTGGGATATTCCGCTGACATCTACGGTGATGACCAGCCCGATTATCCAGTACGCTTGGGATAAGAGTTATGTTAAAGGTTATCGTGAATCAGGTAATAGCAGTACGGCTATGCATTTCGGTGATCAACGTTACGACTCACAGGTTGGAACATTAGGCTGGCGTTTTGACACCAATTTTAGTCGTTTTAACCCCTATGCTGAAGTTCGGTTTAACCATCAGTTCGGCGATAAGCGTTATCAGATTAGTAGTGCCATTAACTCAACTGAGACATCTTTCGTGAGTAAAAGCCAAAAGCAGGACACCAACTGGCGTGAATACGTTATCGGTATGAATGCTGCTATTACAAAAGATTGGGGCGCTTTTGCGTCAATATCACGCAATGATGGTGATGTTCAGAATCACACTTATGCGTTCAGCTTAGGTGTTAATGCCAGTTTCTAA